A single genomic interval of Stieleria maiorica harbors:
- a CDS encoding glycine zipper domain-containing protein encodes MTAIRPFGLFVSLVLVAICTPGETRAQVNQQRGATFGGIAGAIAGGLIGDHNNEAGAGAAIGGVVGAVAGGILGNAADKEAAMEQQRAAYYQSQRQHYAAQQQAVAQQSAVTLQDVISMSRSGLSDQVILNQVRQRGYLGKLAVGDIIALHQQGVSENVITALQSAGPPQVSAPPAAATPAPTIVEQRIYRPAPIIIEKHTLPYYPPPHYRHGRRPMFHYYHH; translated from the coding sequence TACCCCAGGCGAGACGCGTGCTCAGGTCAACCAGCAACGTGGTGCAACCTTCGGTGGGATCGCCGGAGCGATCGCCGGGGGGCTGATCGGGGACCACAATAACGAAGCCGGTGCGGGAGCCGCCATCGGTGGCGTTGTCGGTGCGGTCGCCGGAGGCATCCTCGGCAACGCGGCCGACAAAGAGGCGGCGATGGAGCAACAGCGGGCGGCGTATTATCAATCCCAACGCCAACACTATGCCGCCCAGCAACAGGCCGTGGCCCAGCAGTCGGCCGTCACGCTGCAAGACGTCATTTCGATGTCACGAAGCGGATTGAGCGACCAAGTGATCCTGAACCAGGTCCGCCAGCGCGGCTACCTGGGAAAGTTGGCCGTCGGAGACATCATCGCATTGCACCAGCAAGGCGTCAGCGAAAACGTGATCACGGCGCTCCAGTCCGCCGGCCCGCCGCAAGTGTCGGCGCCGCCCGCCGCTGCGACCCCCGCGCCGACGATCGTCGAGCAGCGGATCTACCGCCCGGCGCCGATCATCATCGAAAAACACACGCTGCCGTATTACCCGCCGCCGCACTACCGCCACGGCCGCCGACCGATGTTTCATTATTACCATCATTGA